The following proteins are encoded in a genomic region of Streptococcus gwangjuense:
- the ilvA gene encoding threonine ammonia-lyase IlvA, whose product MLSSKDIIKAHKVLNGVVVNTPLDYDHYLSEKYGAKIYLKKENAQRVRSFKIRGAYYAISQLSKEERERGVVCASAGNHAQGVAYTCNEMKIPATIFMPITTPQQKIGQVRFFGGDFVTIKLVGDTFDASAKAAQEFTVSENRTFIDPFDDAHVQAGQGTVAYEILEEARKESIDFDAVLVPVGGGGLIAGVSTYIKETSPEIEVIGVEANGARSMKAAFEAGGPVKLKEIDKFADGIAVQKVGQLTYEATRQHVQTLVGVDEGLISETLIDLYSKQGIVAEPAGAASIASLEVLAEYIKGKTICCIISGGNNDINRMPEMEERALIYDGIKHYFVVNFPQRPGALREFVNDILGPNDDITRFEYIKRASKGTGPVLIGIALADKHDYAGLIRRMEGFDPSYINLNGNETLYNMLV is encoded by the coding sequence ATTTATCGGAGAAGTATGGTGCTAAGATTTATTTGAAAAAGGAAAATGCTCAACGTGTTCGCTCTTTTAAAATTCGTGGTGCCTATTATGCCATTTCCCAGCTCAGCAAGGAAGAACGTGAGCGTGGGGTAGTCTGCGCTTCTGCGGGGAATCATGCGCAGGGAGTTGCCTATACTTGTAATGAGATGAAAATTCCTGCTACTATTTTTATGCCCATTACTACTCCGCAACAAAAGATTGGTCAAGTTCGCTTTTTTGGTGGGGATTTTGTAACCATTAAACTAGTTGGGGATACCTTTGATGCTTCAGCCAAAGCAGCTCAAGAATTTACAGTCTCTGAAAATCGTACCTTTATTGATCCTTTTGATGATGCCCATGTTCAAGCTGGTCAAGGGACAGTTGCTTATGAGATTTTAGAAGAAGCTCGAAAAGAATCGATTGATTTTGATGCTGTCTTGGTTCCTGTTGGAGGTGGTGGTCTCATTGCTGGGGTTTCTACCTATATCAAGGAAACAAGTCCAGAAATTGAAGTCATCGGAGTAGAGGCTAATGGGGCACGTTCCATGAAAGCTGCCTTTGAAGCTGGTGGGCCTGTCAAACTCAAAGAAATTGACAAATTTGCGGATGGGATTGCTGTACAAAAGGTAGGACAGTTGACCTATGAGGCGACTCGTCAACATGTTCAAACCTTGGTAGGTGTCGATGAGGGATTGATTTCTGAAACCTTGATTGACCTTTACTCTAAGCAAGGGATTGTCGCAGAACCTGCTGGAGCGGCTAGTATCGCCTCTCTAGAGGTGTTAGCTGAATATATCAAGGGGAAAACCATTTGTTGTATCATTTCTGGAGGGAATAATGATATCAACCGTATGCCAGAAATGGAAGAGCGTGCCTTGATTTATGATGGGATCAAGCATTACTTTGTGGTTAATTTTCCACAGCGCCCAGGGGCCTTGCGTGAGTTTGTAAATGATATCTTGGGGCCAAATGATGATATCACACGTTTTGAGTATATCAAACGAGCTAGCAAGGGGACAGGTCCAGTATTGATTGGGATTGCCTTGGCAGATAAGCATGATTATGCAGGCTTGATTCGTCGAATGGAAGGTTTTGATCCATCTTATATTAACTTAAATGGTAATGAAACGCTCTATAATATGCTTGTCTGA
- a CDS encoding amino acid ABC transporter ATP-binding protein: MTQAILEIKHLKKSYGQNEVLKDISLTVHKGEVISIIGSSGSGKSTFLRSINLLETPTDGQILYHGQNVLEKGYDLTQYREKLGMVFQSFNLFENLNVLENTIVAQTTVLKRERTEAEKIAKENLEKVGMGERYWQAKPKQLSGGQKQRVAIARALSMNPDAILFDEPTSALDPEMVGEVLKIMQDLAQEGLTMIVVTHEMEFARDVSHRVIFMDKGVIAEEGKPEDLFTNPKEERTKEFLQRYLK, from the coding sequence ATGACACAAGCAATCCTTGAAATTAAACACCTAAAAAAATCCTATGGACAAAACGAAGTGCTAAAAGACATTTCTCTAACTGTCCACAAGGGTGAAGTTATCTCTATCATCGGAAGCTCTGGAAGCGGGAAATCGACCTTCCTACGCTCTATTAACCTACTTGAAACACCAACTGATGGACAAATCCTTTATCATGGACAAAACGTCCTCGAAAAAGGCTATGACCTCACGCAATACCGTGAAAAGTTAGGTATGGTTTTCCAATCCTTTAACCTATTTGAAAATCTCAACGTCCTTGAAAACACAATCGTCGCTCAGACAACTGTCCTTAAACGTGAACGCACAGAAGCTGAAAAGATTGCCAAAGAAAACTTGGAAAAAGTCGGCATGGGAGAACGCTACTGGCAAGCCAAACCAAAACAACTCTCAGGTGGTCAAAAACAACGTGTGGCTATTGCACGCGCCCTCTCTATGAATCCTGACGCTATTCTCTTTGATGAACCAACATCAGCTCTCGATCCAGAAATGGTTGGAGAAGTCCTCAAAATCATGCAAGATCTAGCTCAGGAAGGCTTGACTATGATTGTAGTGACTCACGAAATGGAATTTGCCCGTGATGTCTCTCACCGTGTTATCTTTATGGATAAAGGTGTAATTGCTGAAGAAGGCAAACCAGAAGACCTCTTCACCAATCCTAAAGAAGAACGTACAAAAGAATTTCTTCAACGTTATCTCAAATAA
- a CDS encoding ABC transporter substrate-binding protein/permease codes for MRKIYLSIFTSLLLMLGLVNVAQADEYLRIGMEAAYAPFNWTQDDDSNGAVKIDGTNQYANGYDVQIAKKIAKNLGKEPLVVKTKWEGLVPALTSGKIDMIIAGMSPTAERKQEIAFSSSYYTSEPVLLVKKDSAYASAKSLDDFNGAKITSQQGVYLYDLIAQIPGAKKETAMGDFAQMRQALEAGVIDAYVSERPEALTAEAANSKFKMIQVEPGFKTGEEDTAIAIGLRKDDNRISQINASIETISKDDQVALMDRMIKEQPAEATTTEETSSSFFSQVAKILSENWQQLLRGAGITLLISIVGTITGLIIGLAIGVFRTAPLSENKVIYGLQKLVGWILNVYIEIFRGTPMIVQSMVIYYGTAQAFGINLDRTLAAIFIVSINTGAYMTEIVRGGILAVDKGQFEAATALGMTHNQTMRKIVLPQVVRNILPATGNEFVINIKDTSVLNVISVVELYFSGNTVATQTYQYFQTFTIIAVIYFVLTFTVTRILRFIERRMDMDTYTTGANQMQTEDLK; via the coding sequence ATGAGAAAAATATACTTATCTATTTTCACAAGTCTCTTGCTGATGCTGGGACTTGTCAATGTTGCTCAAGCCGATGAATATTTACGCATCGGGATGGAAGCAGCATATGCTCCCTTTAACTGGACCCAGGATGATGATAGCAACGGAGCTGTCAAAATCGATGGAACCAACCAGTACGCCAATGGATACGATGTCCAAATTGCCAAGAAAATCGCTAAGAACTTAGGTAAAGAACCTTTGGTTGTTAAAACAAAGTGGGAAGGTCTAGTCCCTGCCCTTACTTCCGGTAAGATTGACATGATTATCGCAGGTATGAGTCCAACTGCCGAGCGCAAACAAGAAATTGCCTTTTCAAGCAGTTACTACACTAGCGAACCAGTTTTGCTTGTCAAAAAAGATTCTGCCTACGCAAGTGCTAAATCTTTGGATGACTTTAATGGTGCGAAAATCACTTCTCAACAAGGTGTTTACCTTTACGACTTGATTGCACAAATCCCAGGTGCTAAAAAAGAAACAGCCATGGGAGACTTCGCTCAAATGCGCCAAGCTCTTGAAGCTGGTGTCATCGACGCCTATGTCTCTGAACGCCCAGAAGCTCTGACTGCTGAAGCTGCTAACTCTAAGTTCAAGATGATCCAAGTAGAACCAGGTTTCAAAACTGGGGAAGAAGATACAGCTATCGCCATTGGACTTCGTAAAGATGACAATCGTATTAGCCAAATCAATGCCAGCATTGAAACCATTTCAAAAGACGACCAAGTTGCCTTGATGGATCGTATGATTAAGGAACAACCTGCCGAAGCTACAACAACTGAAGAGACTAGCAGTAGTTTCTTTAGCCAAGTCGCTAAAATTCTTTCTGAAAACTGGCAACAACTCTTGCGTGGTGCTGGTATCACTCTTTTAATCTCTATCGTGGGAACCATCACAGGTCTCATTATTGGACTTGCCATTGGTGTTTTCCGTACTGCTCCCCTCTCTGAAAACAAAGTCATTTACGGCCTACAAAAACTAGTCGGCTGGATCCTCAATGTCTACATTGAAATTTTCCGTGGTACACCAATGATCGTTCAATCGATGGTTATCTACTACGGAACTGCCCAAGCTTTCGGTATCAACCTTGACCGTACACTGGCTGCAATCTTCATCGTTTCGATTAACACTGGTGCCTACATGACCGAAATCGTCCGTGGTGGTATCCTAGCAGTTGACAAGGGACAATTTGAAGCTGCTACTGCTCTTGGTATGACTCATAACCAAACCATGCGTAAGATTGTCCTACCTCAGGTAGTCCGCAACATCCTACCCGCAACTGGTAATGAATTTGTCATCAATATCAAAGATACATCTGTATTGAACGTTATCTCTGTTGTCGAACTTTATTTCTCAGGAAATACCGTGGCAACTCAAACCTATCAATACTTCCAGACATTTACAATCATCGCCGTGATTTACTTTGTCCTCACCTTCACCGTAACACGTATCCTACGCTTTATCGAACGCCGCATGGACATGGATACCTATACTACAGGTGCTAACCAAATGCAAACGGAGGATTTGAAATAA
- a CDS encoding DUF2207 domain-containing protein: MKKTFFLLVLGLFCLLPFSVFAIDFKINSYQGDLYIHADNTAEFRQKIVYQFEEDFKGQIVGLGRAGKMPSGFDIDPHPKVQAAKNGAELVDVTSEVTEEANGYTVKVYNPGQEGDIVEVDLIWNLKNLLFLYDDIAELNWQPLTDSSGAIGKFEFHVRGDKGVEKLFFHTGKLFREGTIEKSNLDYTIRLDNLPAKRGVELHAYWPRTDFASARDQGLKGNRLEEFNKIEDSIFKEKEQSKQLVTWVFPSILSISLLLSICFYFIYRRKTTPSVKYAKNHRIYEPPMELEPMVLSEAVYSTSLEEVSPLVKGAGKFTFDQLIQATLLDVIDRGNVSIISEGDAVGLRLVKEDGLSGFEKDCLDLAFSGKTEEILSNLFADYKVSDSLYRRAKVSDEKRIQAKGRQLKSSFEEVLNQMQEGVRNRVTLWGLPDYYRPLTGGEKALQVGMGALTILPLFIGFGLFLYSLDVYGYLYIPLPILGFLGLVLAVFYYWKLRLDNRDGVLNEAGAEVYYLWTSFENMLREIARLDQAELESIVVWNRLLVYATLFGYADKVSHLMKVHHIQVGNPDINLYVDYGWHGMFYHSSAQMSHYASIANTASTYSVSSGNGSSGGGFSGGGGGGSIGAF, translated from the coding sequence ATGAAAAAAACTTTTTTCTTACTAGTGTTAGGCTTGTTTTGCCTTCTGCCATTCTCTGTTTTTGCCATTGATTTCAAGATAAACTCTTATCAAGGGGATTTGTATATTCATGCAGATAATACAGCAGAATTTAGACAGAAGATAGTTTATCAGTTTGAGGAAGACTTTAAGGGCCAAATCGTGGGACTTGGACGTGCGGGCAAGATGCCTAGTGGATTTGACATTGATCCTCATCCAAAGGTTCAGGCCGCAAAAAACGGTGCTGAATTAGTAGACGTTACTAGCGAAGTGACAGAAGAAGCGAATGGTTATACTGTGAAAGTCTATAATCCCGGTCAGGAAGGTGACATAGTGGAAGTTGACCTCATCTGGAATTTAAAAAATTTGCTTTTTCTATATGATGACATCGCTGAATTAAATTGGCAACCTTTAACAGATAGTTCAGGAGCTATTGGCAAGTTTGAATTTCATGTAAGGGGAGATAAGGGGGTTGAAAAACTCTTTTTCCATACAGGTAAACTTTTTAGAGAGGGAACGATTGAAAAGAGTAACCTTGATTATACTATCCGTTTAGACAATCTTCCGGCTAAGCGTGGAGTTGAATTGCACGCCTACTGGCCTCGAACTGATTTTGCTAGCGCTAGGGATCAGGGATTGAAAGGCAATCGTTTAGAAGAGTTTAATAAGATAGAAGACTCGATTTTTAAAGAAAAAGAGCAAAGTAAACAACTCGTTACTTGGGTCTTCCCTTCGATACTTTCTATCTCCTTGTTATTGAGTATTTGCTTTTATTTTATTTATAGAAGAAAGACCACTCCTTCGGTCAAATATGCCAAAAATCATCGTATCTATGAACCACCAATGGAATTAGAGCCTATGGTTTTATCAGAGGCTGTCTACTCTACCTCCTTGGAGGAAGTGAGTCCCTTGGTCAAGGGAGCTGGAAAATTCACCTTTGATCAACTTATTCAAGCTACCTTGCTAGATGTGATAGACCGTGGAAATGTCTCTATCATTTCAGAAGGAGATGCAGTTGGTTTGAGGTTAGTAAAAGAAGATGGTTTGTCAGGCTTTGAGAAAGACTGTCTAGATCTGGCTTTTTCAGGCAAAACAGAAGAAATTCTTTCCAATTTGTTTGCGGATTACAAGGTATCTGATAGCCTTTATCGTAGAGCAAAAGTCTCTGATGAAAAACGGATTCAAGCAAAGGGGCGTCAGCTCAAATCTTCTTTTGAAGAAGTATTGAACCAGATGCAAGAAGGAGTGAGAAATAGAGTTACCTTATGGGGGCTTCCAGATTACTACCGTCCTTTAACTGGTGGGGAAAAGGCCTTGCAAGTGGGTATGGGTGCTTTGACTATCCTGCCCCTATTTATCGGATTTGGCTTATTCTTGTACAGTTTGGATGTTTATGGCTATCTTTACATCCCCTTGCCAATACTTGGTTTTCTAGGTTTGGTTTTGGCTGTTTTCTATTATTGGAAGCTTCGACTAGATAATCGTGATGGTGTACTGAATGAAGCAGGGGCAGAAGTCTACTATCTCTGGACCAGTTTTGAAAATATGTTGCGTGAGATTGCAAGATTGGATCAGGCTGAATTGGAAAGTATTGTGGTCTGGAATCGCCTTTTGGTCTATGCGACCTTATTTGGCTATGCGGACAAGGTCAGCCATTTGATGAAGGTGCATCACATCCAAGTGGGAAATCCAGATATCAATCTCTATGTAGATTATGGCTGGCACGGTATGTTTTATCATTCAAGCGCGCAAATGAGCCATTATGCCAGCATCGCAAACACAGCAAGTACCTATTCCGTATCTTCTGGAAATGGAAGTTCTGGCGGTGGCTTCTCCGGAGGTGGAGGTGGTGGCAGTATCGGTGCCTTTTAA
- a CDS encoding undecaprenyl-diphosphate phosphatase, with translation MYLIEILKSIFFGIVEGITEWLPISSTGHLILAEEFIQYQNQNEVFMSMFNVVIQLGAILAVMVIYFNKLNPFKPGKDKQEVRRTWQLWSKVLVATLPLLAVFKFDDWFDTHFHNMVSVALMLIIYGIAFIYLEKRNKARAIEPTVTELDKLPYTTAFYIGLFQVLALLPGTSRSGATIVGGLLNGTSRSVVTEFTFYLGIPVMFGASALKIFKFVKAGQLLSFGQLFLLLVAMGVAFAVSMVAIRFLTSYVKKHDFTLFGKYRIVLGSVLLLYSFVRLFV, from the coding sequence ATGTATCTTATTGAAATTTTAAAATCTATCTTCTTCGGTATTGTTGAAGGAATTACGGAATGGCTGCCGATTTCAAGTACAGGTCACTTGATTTTAGCAGAGGAATTTATCCAATACCAAAATCAAAATGAAGTCTTTATGTCCATGTTTAATGTCGTGATTCAGCTTGGTGCGATTTTGGCGGTTATGGTGATTTACTTTAATAAGCTCAATCCCTTTAAACCGGGTAAAGACAAGCAGGAAGTTCGTCGAACTTGGCAACTGTGGTCTAAAGTTCTTGTAGCTACTTTACCTTTGCTTGCTGTATTTAAGTTTGATGATTGGTTTGATACTCACTTCCATAATATGGTTTCAGTTGCTCTCATGCTGATTATCTATGGGATTGCCTTTATCTATTTGGAAAAGCGCAATAAAGCTCGTGCTATCGAACCAACTGTAACAGAGTTGGATAAGCTTCCTTATACGACAGCCTTCTATATCGGCCTCTTCCAAGTTCTTGCCCTTTTACCGGGAACCAGTCGTTCTGGGGCAACGATTGTCGGTGGTTTGTTGAATGGAACGAGTCGTTCTGTTGTGACAGAATTTACCTTCTATTTAGGGATTCCTGTTATGTTTGGAGCCAGTGCCTTAAAGATTTTCAAATTTGTGAAAGCAGGACAACTCTTGAGCTTTGGGCAATTGTTCTTGCTCTTGGTTGCGATGGGAGTAGCCTTTGCAGTCAGCATGGTCGCTATTCGTTTCTTGACAAGTTATGTGAAAAAACACGACTTTACCCTTT